From the genome of Aerococcus sanguinicola:
AAGTCCATGGTTTATGGCGGTTTGGATGGAATTATTACAACCTTTGCTGTGGTGGCAGGGGCTATCGGGGGAGACCTCAATATGGAGGTGATCCTTATCCTAGGCTTTGCTAATCTCTTGGCGGATGGTATCTCCATGGCTATCGGCGATTATTTATCCAGTAAGTCAGAGCGAGCTTATGATGATTTTGAGCGCTTGGAAATAGCAAAAATCCTTGAAAAAGATCCTGAACTCAACCAAACTCACATTCAAGAAGTCTATGAAAATAAGGGTTTATCCAGCCAACAAGCCCAGATTATTGCTGAAAAACTAGTCCAGCATGATGTCGATACCCAGATGAAGGTCCTCTCTGTAGGAGAAGAAGAGGCTTCCCAGCCCTTAACCAATGCCTGCATTACCTTCTTTTCCTTTGCCTTCTTCGGTCTCTTTCCGCTCATCATCTTTATCCTGGCATACTTTAATGAAGATTTTGTTCCTTATAGCTTCAGTATTTCTATCCTGATGACCTTTGTCACGCTCTTTATCTTAGGGGTGTCTAAGGCTTCGGTTACCAAGGAAAATAGCTTCAAGTCCGGCATGGAAATGCTAGTAATCGGTGGACTTGCCGCCCTAGCTGCTTATGGGATTGGCAGTATCTTGGCCAGTATTTAATTTCTATAATTTATTAAAGAAAAAATCACATCCAAAGCCATAGCAAGTAAAGTTTGGATGTGGTTTAATTGTAATCATTTTAATTAAACTGGTAGTGGGTTTGAATGCGGTTGCTGTCACTTAAGATAATCTGTTCAACAGCGCATTGGCTGTCCACGTAGCGCTGGAGGTTCTTTCTTTGCTTGTCGGTCAAGTCACCGTCAATATTGAGCTTCACATCCGCCAGCAGATTGCGGTGTTTTTGGTCATCTCGGCCTAAATTGGCTTCTAGGTCGAGAGAGACCGTCACGCCTTCGAGCTTGCGACTGCGCAAGTAGGATTGAGCCAGCATGAGCTTGCAGCCAGCTAGACCGATCAAGAGGGCACCAGCTGGGCTTGTGGCTTGGGGCTGGTAGTCAGAGTCTGGTAAATCGTGGTCGAGTTCATAGTCGTGGCCATCGACGGACAGCTTTAAATGTAAGTTTTCAAGCACTTCAGCTTGGACATGCATCTTAGTCATTTTAAGTCACGCTTTCTTTAATGGGCGGAAGCGCCAGATTGGGCATCGACTTCTCGCTGCTTGGCGGCTTCTTCAGGATTAGAACTGATAAAGTAGTAAGTTGGCACATCTTCTTCAGCATCGTAATCAATTTCTAAATTATAATCTTCAAAGAACCACTGGTCTTCATCCTCAGCAAAGATCAGCAAGCCATCTTTTTCTACCTGGGCAAAAACATTTTGCGGCGCTTCAACTAAGATCCCCACGGAATAGTTGTCATGCACATTGGTAGACCCATAGACTTTACCATAAATGCGAATGCCTTGACCGGGGCCTGGTGCCACTTCATCTTTAAAGAACTTTACCGCCGCGTCACTCACTTGAATATCCATTATCCAACACTTCCTATCTATTATATTCATTTCATTGCCTTAAGTTTAGCATAGAGGACCTATAAGAGGTCAAGTAAGTTAACTTCGAGTGAATGGAGTCAGCCAATCCAGTAAATAAAGTTGACTCAGAATGTTATCAAGCTAAATGGACTAAATAACT
Proteins encoded in this window:
- a CDS encoding VIT1/CCC1 transporter family protein, producing the protein MASEVQNFNRGEGLKSMVYGGLDGIITTFAVVAGAIGGDLNMEVILILGFANLLADGISMAIGDYLSSKSERAYDDFERLEIAKILEKDPELNQTHIQEVYENKGLSSQQAQIIAEKLVQHDVDTQMKVLSVGEEEASQPLTNACITFFSFAFFGLFPLIIFILAYFNEDFVPYSFSISILMTFVTLFILGVSKASVTKENSFKSGMEMLVIGGLAALAAYGIGSILASI
- a CDS encoding OsmC family protein, with the protein product MTKMHVQAEVLENLHLKLSVDGHDYELDHDLPDSDYQPQATSPAGALLIGLAGCKLMLAQSYLRSRKLEGVTVSLDLEANLGRDDQKHRNLLADVKLNIDGDLTDKQRKNLQRYVDSQCAVEQIILSDSNRIQTHYQFN
- a CDS encoding HesB/YadR/YfhF family protein, encoding MDIQVSDAAVKFFKDEVAPGPGQGIRIYGKVYGSTNVHDNYSVGILVEAPQNVFAQVEKDGLLIFAEDEDQWFFEDYNLEIDYDAEEDVPTYYFISSNPEEAAKQREVDAQSGASAH